Genomic segment of Streptomyces zhihengii:
GGTTCGCGTATGGTCACGCTCACCTACTCCCGGCCTACCCGTGGTGCACCCGTGATCCGATTCGACAACGTCTCCAAGAGCTACCCCAAGCAGAACCGACCTGCCCTGCGCGACGTCTCCCTCGAAATCGAGAAGGGGGAGTTCGTCTTCCTCGTGGGGTCGTCCGGTTCCGGCAAGTCGACGTTCCTGCGGCTGCTGCTGCGCGAGGAGCGCGCCAGCCAGGGGTTGGTCCACGTCCTCGGCAAGGACCTGGCCCGGCTGTCCAACTGGAAGGTGCCCCACATGCGCCGCCAGCTCGGCACCGTCTTCCAGGACTTCCGCCTGCTGCCCAACAAGACCGTCGCGGAGAACGTGGCGTTCGCCCAGGAGGTCATCGGCAAGCCGCGCGGCGAGATCCGCAAGGCCGTGCCGCAGGTCCTCGACCTCGTCGGCCTCGGCGGCAAGGAGGACCGGATGCCCGGTGAGCTCTCCGGTGGTGAGCAGCAGCGGGTGGCCATCGCGCGTGCCTTCGTCAACCGCCCGATGCTGCTGATCGCGGACGAGCCGACGGGCAACCTCGACCCGCAGACGTCCGTCGGCATCATGAAGCTGCTCGACCGGATCAACCGCACCGGTACGACCGTGGTGATGGCGACCCACGACCAGAACATCGTCGACCAGATGCGCAAGCGCGTCATCGAGCTCGAGAAGGGCCGTCTCGTACGCGACCAGGCGCGCGGCGTCTACGGCTACCAGCACTGAGCCCGGACAGACTGAAAGGCTGAAAGCACGCCATGCGCGCCCAGTTCGTCATGTCGGAGATCGGTGTCGGTCTCCGTCGCAACCTCACGATGACGTTCGCCGTCGTCGTCTCCGTCGCCCTCTCGCTCGCCCTCTTCGGTGGCGCCC
This window contains:
- the ftsE gene encoding cell division ATP-binding protein FtsE; this translates as MIRFDNVSKSYPKQNRPALRDVSLEIEKGEFVFLVGSSGSGKSTFLRLLLREERASQGLVHVLGKDLARLSNWKVPHMRRQLGTVFQDFRLLPNKTVAENVAFAQEVIGKPRGEIRKAVPQVLDLVGLGGKEDRMPGELSGGEQQRVAIARAFVNRPMLLIADEPTGNLDPQTSVGIMKLLDRINRTGTTVVMATHDQNIVDQMRKRVIELEKGRLVRDQARGVYGYQH